CCATTTCTGATAAGGACTTCTACGTTTTTTCCGGTCAAATAATGAATCGCTACAATCTTTTCTACTTTCTCGGACATCTTTTTTTCTTCTCTTTTTTTGCTTTATTTCTCTAATCGAGTAATTTCAATAGCCGCAGTAATAATTGCGCCCAATCCGTGGGGAGCATTATCAAATCTTTTTCTGGAAAAATAAAAATTCAAATCATTGCCAATTCCGGTTCCGCGGCAAATTCCGTGAACAGTTCCATCTGCATCAATTTTTCCAACTAATCCCTGCCAGCCTTTACGGACAATTTCTAAATATGACGAGTCAAGCCAATGGTTTCGTATGCCCCGCGCCATTGCCAGGACAAACATGGCGGTGCATGAAGTTTCTTCATAAGATTCTGGATGATCCAAAATCTGGTGCCATAGCCCGTTTTCACCCTGAACTGCCGCCAGGCCGGACATAAATTTCCGATAAATTTTAAGTATCACCGCATAATTCTCATGGCTCTCGGGTAAATGAAGCAAAGTTTCGGATATCGCCCAGGCAATCCAGCCATTTGCTCTGCCCCAGAGTGCGACAGAATTTTCCTTCCGTCGATCAAAATAGCCGTGGAAAAATAATTTCTCCTTTTCATTGAATAAATATTTATGAAACTGCAAGACCTGCCGCGCCGCATCGTCAAAATACTTTTGCTCACCGGTTATTTTTCCCATTCGCAGCAAAAATGGTGCGCTCATGAAAAGATCATCTGCCCAGACAGTTCCCGGCTCTGGCTCCGGACGACAAAATGTGCTGTCTGCCAGCCGAACCTGTCCCTTCATCACGTAATTGGCATTTCGCGCGATGATTTTCCAATAATTTTCATTCTTTTGTTCCGCATACAAATCCACATAAGGCAAAGTCGGTGCACCGGCATCGTCAAGCATGCTTAAGCGAAACATGCGATGAAAACTCCCGCGAAAAGCAAATTGCTTCTCGTATTGGTCTCTGAAATAATCTTCATGCTCAACAGCAAAATCACAGTAGCGACGAACAAATTTTTTTAAAGAAGCATCGTTGATAAAATTTCCCAAATCATTAATCGCCATCATCATCGCGCCATTGGCGTAGTACCAGTCGAGATACGGTTTTTTGCGATAGGTGACATATTCGGGCATACTCAATTGCGCCAAAATCTTTTGCCGCGGAAAATACCAGCGATAAAAACTTCCCTGAAAAGAATAATACAACTCAATAGACGTTTCAGGCGGAAATATTTTTTTCAGGTCTTTCACCCTGTCATTGCCGGGAAAATCAAGGCAAAGCCATTTCGCCTCGCCATTAATTTTATTCTTGAATTCAATATCTTCATCCAAATCTCCCGTTGAAATGATGGGACGAAGAAAAACAACTCCCTCGTTCGCACCAGAGCAAATTTTCAATAGAATCTCATTATTCCCTTTTTGCAAATCAGTCCGAAGCGTATCTTGAAAAAGCAAACGATTATAGGAAATTTCTCGCGGCGGGATTTTCGTGCCAGCCTTATTTTCATAAACTAATTTTCGATTAATCCAGATTTTCAGCGGCGCATCATGGCTGATGCCCAACAAGACTCTTTTTTTCTTTTTAGAAATTATTGAATTTGTCGCAAAATGGACGCGCGGTGCATTAAAGCATTCACCCTCTCGAAAATCCAGAATTTGCAGTCCAAGAACATTTTTTTGAGG
This is a stretch of genomic DNA from Calditrichota bacterium. It encodes these proteins:
- a CDS encoding glycoside hydrolase family 88 protein produces the protein MRLKKKINKLIFVASLFFFVSHLFSQTPLEIARRVVEKIMRDTNFELELVPQKNVLGLQILDFREGECFNAPRVHFATNSIISKKKKRVLLGISHDAPLKIWINRKLVYENKAGTKIPPREISYNRLLFQDTLRTDLQKGNNEILLKICSGANEGVVFLRPIISTGDLDEDIEFKNKINGEAKWLCLDFPGNDRVKDLKKIFPPETSIELYYSFQGSFYRWYFPRQKILAQLSMPEYVTYRKKPYLDWYYANGAMMMAINDLGNFINDASLKKFVRRYCDFAVEHEDYFRDQYEKQFAFRGSFHRMFRLSMLDDAGAPTLPYVDLYAEQKNENYWKIIARNANYVMKGQVRLADSTFCRPEPEPGTVWADDLFMSAPFLLRMGKITGEQKYFDDAARQVLQFHKYLFNEKEKLFFHGYFDRRKENSVALWGRANGWIAWAISETLLHLPESHENYAVILKIYRKFMSGLAAVQGENGLWHQILDHPESYEETSCTAMFVLAMARGIRNHWLDSSYLEIVRKGWQGLVGKIDADGTVHGICRGTGIGNDLNFYFSRKRFDNAPHGLGAIITAAIEITRLEK